The following DNA comes from Fervidibacillus albus.
AAGGGATTGACGGAAAGAACGGTCCTTTATAAACATACTCTAAGGAATGCGCTCATTCCGATCATTACCCTTTTCGGATTTGAGTTTGGCGCAATCGTCAGTGGGGCGGTCATTACTGAAGGTGTTTTTACGTTCCCAGGAATTGGTATGCTTTTACTTGAATCGATCGGGAATCGGGATTACCCGGTGATTATGGCACTCACTTTAATGTTTGGCCTATTCATCCTAATAGGAAACTTAATTGCAGATATTTTATATAGCATCGTCGATCCAAGAATTCGCTACGATTGAGGTGGAAATATGATGGAAACAAATCAACAATTTTCAGTCAATTCAAATATAGGCGATCAAATCCCGAATAAAGCGAAGAAGGGAAAAACACCTTTACAACTTGCCTTTGGACGATTTGTGAAAAATAAAGCTGCAATTGTCAGTGTTTTTGTCCTATTATTTATCATATTAGCAATTATCGCTGCACCCTTACTTACTGATCAAGATCCGGAAAAATCAAATTTATTGATGGTTGAACAAGGACCTACTAATGAACATATTCTCGGTACCGATAGTTCTGGAAGAGATATTTTCGCCCGATTGCTTTATGGGGGAAGGGTCTCTTTAATTATCGGATTTAGTGCCATGATCTTCACTCTGCTGATCGGAGTCATTCTCGGCTCCATCGCAGGTTACTACGGCGGTAGAGTTGATTCTTTTATCATGCGCTCCGCCGATATGATGTTGATTTTACCGTTTCTCATCCTCGTATTAGTCGTTGTATCGATTATTCCGAAAGTAACCATTAGTATATTTGTGACAATCATCGCCCTTACCTCTTGGCCTTCATTAACAAGAATTGTACGAGGAACGTTTTTATCCCTTCGAGAACAAGAATTTGTCCTCGGAGCAAAGGCAATCGGTGCCAGTGATTTGCGCATAATTTTTAAACATTTTATCCCCAATGCCATCGGTCCGATTGTTGTCAACGCAACATTGATGATGGCCTCGTATATTATTGCTGAATCTGCATTAAGTTTTATCGGCTTTGGGATTCCTCAACCGACACCTACTTGGGGGAATATGATTTCGGAAGCTCAAAATTTGCGGATTTTAGAAAATCAACCTGAAGCTTGGATTCCTCCTGGTTTAGCGATTTTAGTTACCGTTCTTTGTATTAATTTCATCGGTGACGGATTGCGAGATGCCTTCGATCCGAAAAGTAGCAAAAGGTAACTTCATTTGAATAAATAAAAAATAGGCCTGCTTTCAAATAGTAGGTCTATTCTCTACAGTTTTCCGAACATTAGATTACTATCTCGTATCATAGTAAAAGAATCGAATATAAAAAACCAACTAAAAATATGTTAATGATCGGAAACTGACCGCATTCATATAATTGTAAAACGGTAGAAAAGCGAAAACATTGAATTTGAAAAAATGAGTCGTTTAGCATAAGAGGGTTGATGTGAATAATTTTGAACGAATAAAGGAAAAACGGTGATTGCGCTTTTCCCTTAACTCGCATCCATTGTGAAGATTAACTTGATCTGATCAACTTTTTACATTTTCCGAAAAAAACGGCCTCTAGGCTTGTCCGATTGCCAAATGAATATCGCAAGGATTATGAATAATGAAACGAACGAACCAATAAGCAAATGCATTGAAGAATCCGCCTTCGTTTCATCGACTTCGGATGCGACGGCCTCTTCCATTTCCACCGTTTGTATATCTTCTAGTGTTAATGAAAATTGGGTGAGCGTATTCTTCGTGTTTTCATCAATGATTGATAGGAAACCATCGTTCGTTACTTGAGTCACATACGTATGCTCCTTATTTATCGTGAAATATAAATCTTCCTTTGCGATAAAACGACCTTCCTCCGTCTCGAAAACGGTATCCTGTTCTATTTTTCTCGTCTCGAAGTTTTCGAATCCATAATCAAGTAACTGGATCGTATCCGTATAAGGAACATTTTTCAAATTCGTTTTCATCGTAACGACAATTAATTGTAAAGAGTCCCTTTCTGCCGTTGTCACTAATGTATATCCAGATTCATTCACAAATCCATTTTTCCCACCAGTAATTCCTTCATAAGGATACTCCCCCTTTAACAAACGATGGTGGGTGATTAACGTCGTATCCCATCCTTCTCCATCCCAATCGTATTCTTTCATTTGAAAAATGTTTCGAAAGGAATCGTTTTGGAGGGCATAACGGGTGATTTCCGCCATGTCTTCCACCGTCGTATAATGATTTTCATCGAATAACCCATGGGGATTGACAAAATGTGTATGTTCCACTCCGATCGTTTCTGTTAAAAATTCATTAATATTTTTTTCAAAGTTTTCCATCGTACCATCAATATGTTCGGCTAGTGCAAAAGCCGCGTCGTTTCCGGAATTCATAATAATACCTATTAATAATTTTTCCACCGTTACTTTTTCTCCTGGAACCAAATACACCTTCGTACCGTCGACATCTGTTGCTTCTTCACTAATTTCAACGATTTCATCCAAGTTGGTATTTTCCAACGCATATATGGCCGTTGCAATTTTTGTAATACTTGCTGGATACATGCTTATCTTTTCATTTTTCCCAAATATAATTTGACCAGATTTCGCATCCATTAACAGAGCCGCTTCACTTTCAATATTAATCGATGAAATACTTGCCTTTACTTGGAATCCATTTGTTAACAGCAATATAGAGAAGGCTATCGTGAACATGATGTATCGAGCTTTGTTGTTCTTATCCATAACATTCCTTCCTAACAAAAATTTGTTTCCATTTTATCAAAATGCTATGTTAGAAAAGTGTCATGCATATTTCAAATATGTAACAATTTCTTTCCTATAAAAATGAGTTCTACATCAATAATAATTGAAAATAATTTCCATTTTATATTGAAAACCTTTCACATACGTACTATCTTAAAAATAGCAAGATTGATACGATATAGTAAGTATAGAGAGATAGAAAGGGTGACAACATCAAGTGAAAATTAAAAGCTTAGTAAAACTAAACTTGACTATTATTATCATATTGCTGATCGTTACGATAGGAAGTTTATATTTCTTATTTTCTTCCGAGGGGGAACGGACAGAAGTTTTTAATCATCAATTTAATCTAAAGGAGATGTCCAACGAAATTTTAGTTTCCACAAATTCTTTGACAGAAAACATCCGCTCCTATTCCCAATTTGGAGAGACAGAATACTTGGATGCATATGAATCGGAAAAAGAGAACAACAACGTGTTGGAAGAAATTGAAAACCATTTAAATGAATTAAATGCTCCTCAAACGATTCTCAATATAATTAACGACATAAAATCAAGTCTGGAGTATATGGAGCAGTTAGAAACGAGTTCGATTAACGCCGTCCAAAACGATGATTTAATTACAGCGAGACAACTCCTTTATGGTGACGGCTACACGTTAGAGCGAACGTCATTACAAGATAATATTAATAATTTTCAGAAAGAATTAGACCAATGGATTTCTTCTCAAGCAAACGGGGCACAATCCCAATTAATGGTATCCCTTTATTTGACGATTGGGGCTGTTTTCATCGTCTCGCTCATTACCATTGCTTTCCTTTTAATTTTACAACGGAAGCTTCGACCATTGAACGAATTGACGAAAGCGACTCAATCCGTATCGGAAGGGAATTTGGATGTGAATATTATCCAGCCAAAATCAAAGGATGAAATCGCCATCCTTTCCAATGCGGTTCAAACGATGGTAACAAATTTAAAAGAAATGATTCAACAAATTACGAATTCTGCCCATCAAGTAGCCGCATCTTCCGAAGAATTACTCGCCAGTTCGGAACAATCGGCACAAGTTGCAACCCAAGTTTCAAAAAGTATAGAACAAGTTTCTTCCAACGCTGAAGCACAAACGAATCAAATCGAAAGCAATTTAAAAATGTTCAACAATATTCAACAAACGATCAAAAAAATCGCCGGACAGATCGATACAATTAATCATCTTTCCCAAAACACTACGGAATATGCACTAGAGGGGGAAACCTTTGTTAACGAAACAACAAATCAAATGACGTCCATTCATCATTCCGTTTCAAACACGAACAAAAAAATTAACGACCTTTTAGTTCAATCGGAAGAAATTGATAAAATTACCATCGCAATTAGTAATTTTGCGGAACAAACGAATTTATTAGCATTAAATGCCGCCATTGAAGCAGCAAGGGCTGGTGAACATGGGCAAGGCTTTGCTGTCGTTGCAGAAGAAGTTCGGAAATTAGCCGAACAATCCCAAGAATCGACGAAACAAATTGGGGGAATTATTGCTGCAATCCAATCGAATACGATGGAATCCGTCGAGCTAATGACAAAGGTAACCGAAGATGTGGATGAAGGATTAAACATAACAAATGGAACGAAGGAAAAGTTTACATTAATCACGGGTGAACTTAAGCGATTATCATCACTTATTGAAGAAATTGCTCAGGGTGCAAAGGGAATTGTCGAACAAATTAACCGGAGCACAAAAATTGAAGAAAATCTTGTTCACGTAGCCCAAGACAATGCTGCAACGTCTGAGGAAGTATCCGCATCATCAGAAGAACAGTTGGCAACCATGGAGGAAATTTCATCTTCTGCAGAAGCACTATCAAAAATGGCAGAAGAAATGCAAGGGCTTGTTTCAAAATTTAAACTATAATGTTTGGCTAACGTTATCAGCGATTTTTCGCAATCAGTTTCATACAACCTTTACAAAACTTCATACATTTTTAACTCAATATTTATAAACTTATATTATTCTATAAAAGCATGCTCCTTTTAATTAGGACTCGAAATATCGAACCTAATTACAAGGAGCTTTTGTTTTGGCTTACTCATACATATCAATTCAAATTCATTTATTTACATAATCAAGGCTAGTTTTTTTGACGATACCGTTTTACGAATGACGGATACTTCATGGAAAGTCGGTGTAAACGACTCTTTCTAAACAGTAGGGCAAGGGGGGACGTGAATGCCATCGATTTTATTGAAGGGCACAGGGCTATTTGATTGATTACTAGAAAGGATGACATACATGCAGTTAAAAAATATATTAAAACTAAATATGATGATGATCGTATTGTTGTTACTAACAGCAGGAAGCAGTCTTTATTTTTTATTTACAGCCAATCAAGCTAGGACCGATACCATTGAACAACAAATCGATTTAAAGGAAATGGCCAATGAAATATTAGTTTCTTCCAATTATTTATCGGAACAAATTCGTTTTTACACCCAATTTGGCGAAAAGAAATATTTAGATGCTTACATGAAGGAAAAAAACGAAAACAACGTACAGAATGAAATGAAATATCGATTAGAAGAATTAAATGCTCCGCAAAATTTATTTTCCATTATACAAGAAATACAAGTAACTAAGCAAAATTTGGATAGATTAGAAGAAGAAGCAATCGTTGCAATCGAAGGAAATGATGTCAATTCGGCTCAGGAAATCGTGTTAGGAGAAGGATATACGATCGCGGAAATGTTGTTACAGGATCATATAAAATCCTTTCAAAATGAACTAAATGAATGGGTTTCAATTCAATCGGAAAAAGCCCAATCTCAAGTAATCTTTTCCCTTTATTTCACTATTATCGCCTTACTGTTTGTTTCGATTTTTTCTATCATTTTTCATTTTGTTTTACGACGAAAGGTTCGTCCACTAAATGAATTAACGAAAGTAGCCCACTACGTATCGAAGGGGCATTTAAACGTAAAAATGGTTCGACCGGAGTCAAAGGATGAAATTTCCGTTCTTTCCGAAACGATGCAAACGATGGTAGATAATTTGAATGTAATTATTCAACAAATAACGACTACATCTCACCTTGTAGCTTCCTCTTCTAAGGAACTATTAGCTAGTTCTGAACAATCGGCTCAAGCCGCCAAACAAGTGTCGAGAAGCATTGAACAAGTTTCCGCCAATGCCGAGGCGCAAACGAACCAAATTGAAAGCAATTTACACATGTTTACGATCATCCAAGAAACGATTAAACATATGGCCGAAAAAATGAATCAAATAAACCAACTGGCCCAAAACACGAAACGAAATGCGAAAGAAGGAAATGCCTTTGTCAACGAGACAGCGGATCAGATGACTTCAATTTATCGTTCCGTCATTAGGACGAATAGAAAAATTAATGATTTGTTGACCCGTTCGAAAGAAATTGACAAAATTACGATCGCGATCAGTAATATCGCGGAACAAACGAATTTACTTGCATTAAATGCAGCGATTGAAGCAGCTCGAGCAGGTGCACACGGACAAGGTTTTGCGGTTGTCGCTGAAGAAGTACGAAAGTTGGCCGAACAATCTCAAGAATCAGCTAAACTGATTGGGACTATTATTAGCGTTATTCAAACGGATACGGTCGAATCGGTCGAATTAATGGCAAAAGTGTCGGAAAATGTAAACCTCGGATTAAATATTACGAACGGAACGAAGGATAAGTTCACACGGATTATGGGCGAAATTGGACGTTTAGCGCCACTCATTGAAGAGATTTCCAAAAGTGCAAACGAAGTCGTCGAGCAAATCAACCGAGGTATGAAAGTAGAATCGAATCTCGTGAACGTTGCCCAAGAAAATGCCGCAACCGCACTTGAAGTGTCCGCCTCATCAGAAGAACAATTGGCAACGATTGAAGAAATATCCACCTCAACGGAAGTTTTATCGAATACGGCGGAGAAAATGCAAGCTATTGTTTCCAAATTTAAAATTTAATAAGTATAAAACACTCATTTTTCTTATTCAGTGAAGAAAGAATTGTTCCACTTGTTCAATGTCGAATCGATGAAATGGAAATGAACCCTTAGACATAACATATTTGTATTAACAAATATGTTATGTCCTTTTTATATTTTTTTGTAAAATTCTTATTACAATCTCATCATTAAGCAAATAACCCTTTAGAAAATTAGCCAATTTGAACAAAGAAGTTTTTCACGGCTTCCCAAAGTTTTTGAAAAAATCCTTCATCAATTCCTGTAATTGTTAAACCACTTCTCCCATCGATTCCTTTTTCCGAACCATGCACATGTTGTCCAATTGAAAAAAATCCAATCATAATCATAATAATCATACGAAATATTCGATTGTTCACTTTTCTACCCCCTCTTCATTTACTATCAGATTCCTTTCTATATATTTTTTTGATTCCAATAGAATTGCAAGTTCTATTTCTTTCCTTTATCATTCATTTAAAAATAGGTCTTGTTTTTTTTGAAAATTCTCATATGATAAAAATATCCACGTTTAATTTTGAAACGTTTTCCAATCGCATACGTATAAAAAAATAATTACGGAACATTTGAATGGATTTCAAATGGGGAAATTGAGTTGGGAGAATGGATCATGAAGAAAAAGGAAAAAGCAATTTATATTTTACTTACAGATACTGGGACATTATTAAATCGTATCATTAAATGGTTTACACATGCCCCGTATAATCACGTTTCCATCGCCTTCGATGAACAGTTGGAGGAAGTGTACAGTTTCGGACGTAAACAGCCTCGCAACCCGTTAATTGCAGGTTTTGTCAAGGAAGATGTATACAGTGGTACGTATCGATATTTTCAAAACACGCGATGTCTACTTTTGAAAATCGACGTATCAGATGTGGAGTACGAACGGATTCGTCAAATCATCGCTTATTTTAATGAACACAAAGAACAATTTTCCTATAATTTAATCGGTTTAATCGGCGTATTGTTCCATTATCCAATTGGCAAAAAAAACGCTTATTTTTGTTCCCAATTCGTTGCGGAAGTTTTCAAGAAAAGTCGAATGCCCCTTTGGGAACGGCCGTCCGGATTAGTTACACCCCATGACTTCCTACTTCACCATGCTTTTGAGATTCTATACGAAGGAAAATTATATGACTATCCGCTTTTAAATCAAGAGCGAATTAATGAAACAGAAGATGAAGATGCATTATTGTTAACCGCTGCAAGCTTAATAAAAAAATTATTGCCTTTGAACTAATTATTCCCTTATATGAACATTTTTCAAATTATAACAACCCGCTAAGCTTGTTGTAAGAAAGTAAGTACAATTTTTCGAATCAGTTTATCCTTATAAAAAACACTCGGGCGCGTGACCCAAGTGTTTTTTTCTAGAAAAACTTTTCGTATTCATTCCTAAATAATATTATTTTCGGTGCATTTTAAATTCAAGGTACAAATCATTATAATAGGCGAGCATCTTTTTCCCGAGATTTTCATACACTTCTAACCGCTCTGTTAACTCCGGCGATGGATAAAACCGTTCATCGGAAATCGTTTCTTCAGGTAATAGTTTCATCGCTTCTTTGTTCGGTGTGGAATAGCCTACATAATCCGCATTTTGGGCAGCTACTTCCGCATCGAGCATGAAATTAATAAATTGATGGGCCCCATCGACGTTTTTTGCGGTTTTTGGAATAACCATATTATCGAACCAAAGATTCGATCCTTCCACAGGGACGACATAATCTAAATTTTCGTTTTCCCACATCATATCGGCCGCATCCCCGGACCAAACGACACCGACGCTTGCTTCTTCATTGACCATAAGCATTTTAATTTCGTCCCCGACGATCGCCTTAATATTCGGCTGAAGAGTTTCCAATTTTTCCTTCGCTTCCACCAGTTTTGCTTGATCCGTTTCATTTAACGAATAATTTAAACTGTTAAGCCCAAAACCGAGAACTTCCCGGGCACCGTCCACGAGCAAGATCTCATTTTTCAAGTCTTCATTCCATAAATCATTCCAACTGTGAAATTCGATCCCATCGAGTAATGTCGGGTTATAGACAATGCCAACCGTCCCCCAAAAATACGGAATGGAATACTCATTCCCAGGATCAAAGGAGAGGTCTAGAAACCGTTCATCGATATTTTTTAAGTTTGGAATTTTAGAATGATCCACCTTCAACAGTTGGCCTTCCTCTTTCATTTTTTCAATGGCGTATTCGGACGGTATCGCCACATCATAAGAAGTTCCACCTTGTTGAATTTTCGTCATCATCGCTTCATTCGAGTCAAAGGTTTCATAAATTACCGTAATCCCCGTCTCTTCTTCAAAGCGATCCAACAGTTCCGGATCGATGTAATCTCCCCAGTTATAAACCGTAATCGTATTTCCTCCACCGTATCCTTCCGATGCATTTAAATAATTGACGAGCATAATTAAAAGGAAAGAAACAATAACAATTGCGAGAAATGCGTTCACTAATTTTTTCATTTTCTCGCCCCCAATCCGACAGCACGACCGTTCCGTTTTGTAACGATGAAATAATAGCCAATAACAAGGATGATTGTAAACAAGAATAACAAGGTAGATAGGGCGTTAATGTTTAAAGAAATTCCCCGGCGTGCTAAAGAATAGATTTCCACCGAAAGGGTCGAAAAACCATTTCCGGTCACGAAAAACGTTACGGCAAAATCGTCCAACGAATATGTTAAAGCCATGAAAAAGCCTGCAAAAATACCTGGCGTAATGTATGGCAAGATGACTTTCGTTAAAATCTCCCGTCTTCCCGCCCCTAAATCTTGAGCTGCATCAATTAAGGATGACCCCATTTCTTGCAATTTGGGCAGTACCATGATGACGACAATCGGCACGGAAAAGGCGATATGAGAAAGCAAGACGGAAGTAAAGCCGAGTTTAATTCCGAGTACCGTAAACATAATTAAAAAGGAAGCGCCGATGATGACATCTGGACTGACGATTAATACGTTGTTTAAAGACAACAATAAATTTTTTCGGTAGTTTTTCCGCACGTACCATATGGCGATCGCTCCAAATACGCCTAAAACGGTAGATATGGCCGACGATAGTAGGGCGATGATTACCGTATTGAGAACGATAATAAGCAAACGGGTATCTTGAAACAACTCCCGGTACCAATCGAAGGTAAAACTTTCGAAATGATACATCTTACCTCCACTATTAAAGGAGTAGAACATTAAATAAAAGATCGGGGCGTACAAAACGATAAACACGATGAACAAATAGATGTTTGATAACTTCATTTTTTTCATCTACAGCACCCCCCGTTTCCGATTTCCTGTGAGAAACATAATGAATACCATGATAATAATTAAGAATACTGCAATCGTTGCCCCCATCCCCCAATTTTGGGTGACGAGAAAATGTTGTTCTACTGCTGTCCCTAATGTGATGACCCGGTTTCCCGCAATTAAACGGGTCAACATAAATAAGCTTAATGCCGGGATAAACACGACTTGGCAACCGGATTTCACACCGTCGATCGTCAACGGAAACACAACTCGGCGAAACGTCGTCCAAGCTGAACCACCTAAGTCACGGGAAGCATCGATCAGCGACGGATTCAATTTGTCAATCGCATTAAATATCGGCAAAATCATAAACGGAATAAAAATATAGACTGATACGAAGATAAAACTAAAATCCGTAAATAAAATTTGCTTTTTCCCGATACCGAATACTTCTAACATCGCATTGGCAAAACCGTACGTGCCAAAAATACCGAGAAATGCGTAGGCTTTCAGTAATAAATTAATCCAAGATGGCAAAATGATTAACAATAACCATAGTTGTTTATACTTCGTTTTCGTTAATAAATACGCTGTCGGATAAGCGATTAATAAGGAAAAGGCCGTTATTAAAAAGGCGTACCAAAACGAATTAAGTGTCATTTTTAAATAAACCGGAGTAAAAAACGTTTGGTAATTGGACAAAGTGAAGTTTCCGTCCAAATCTAAAAACGAATAGTAAACGACTAAAAGAATCGGAGCGATGACAAAAATGACGATCCAAAGTACGTATGGAATCAAATATATATTTCGGACTCTAGTCTTCATTGGCAACACCTTGATCGTGGTAAGCTTCTAGTCTTGCATCGAATTCTTCTTCCGTCTCACCAATTCGCATAACATGAATCGCCTCTGGATCAAAATTTAATCCAATTTGGTCGCCTACGTTTACCTTTTTCGTCGTATGAATAATCCACTCCGTACCTTGCTCATCATAACAACAAATTTCATAATGAACACCGCGAAATAGTTCGGAATCGACCTTCGCCTGAATTTTCCCGTTATCTGGTGAAGTGATTTCTAAATCTTCTGGGCGAATTACGATTTCGACCGTTTCATTCGGATTGAATCCACCGTCGACACAGGCGAATTCTTTTCCAGCAAATTCAACCAAATAATCTCGAATCATTCTTCCCTTCAAAATATTTGATTCTCCGATAAAGTCAGCCACGAATCGGTTAATCGGTTCATCGTAAATATCCGTCGGTGTTCCACGCTGTTGAATGACTCCATTATTTAAAACGAAGATTTCGTCACTCATCGCCAAGGCCTCTTCTTGATCATGGGTAACAAAAACGAACGTAATCCCAAGCCGCTGTTGTAACTCCCGCAGTTCATATTGCATTTCGGTCCGCAACTTTAAATCCAATGCGGATAACGGTTCGTCTAGTAAAAGCACTTCCGGTTCGTTTACGATTGCACGAGCGATTGCTACCCGTTGTCGCTGGCCACCTGACATTTCTTTAATTTCCCGATTTTCATAGCCTTCTAAGTTCACAAAACGTAGAGCCTCGCGAACTTTTTGTTCAATCTCACCATTATTCATCTTTTTTATGCGTAAACCAAACGCCACATTTTCAAAGACGTTCAAATGGGGAAAAAGGGCATAGTCTTGAAATACGGTATTGACTTGCCTTTTATTGGCAGGCACGTCATTTACGAGCTTTTCATCGATGTAAATATTTCCGCTCGTCGCTTCAATTAATCCAGAAATTAGTCGTAAAATGGTCGTTTTTCCACATCCGGATGGGCCGAGTAATGTATAAAACTTTCCCCGCTCCATTTCAAAACTCACATTATTCAATACCGGTGGATCTTCATCGTACTGCTTCGTCACATTTTCAAAACGAATGATCGTTTGATTTTCCATAGGATCTACTCCCCCTTTAAATTAGTCTTTGTTCCGTTTATAAATAGGATTCGGTGGCCACTAGTAATAGTTCGGAAACGCCGTCAAAATCGTTTATAATTTGATGTTCTTCAGAGGCGTGAAAGTAAATGGATTCCCCTTGTTTTGCGATATATGTTTTTCTACCGAGTCGCACCATTACCCTTCCTTTTGAAACGTAGGCAAAGGTTTCGGATAATGAAGGTTCGAATTGCTTAAACTCCCCG
Coding sequences within:
- the opp4C gene encoding oligopeptide ABC transporter permease; protein product: MMETNQQFSVNSNIGDQIPNKAKKGKTPLQLAFGRFVKNKAAIVSVFVLLFIILAIIAAPLLTDQDPEKSNLLMVEQGPTNEHILGTDSSGRDIFARLLYGGRVSLIIGFSAMIFTLLIGVILGSIAGYYGGRVDSFIMRSADMMLILPFLILVLVVVSIIPKVTISIFVTIIALTSWPSLTRIVRGTFLSLREQEFVLGAKAIGASDLRIIFKHFIPNAIGPIVVNATLMMASYIIAESALSFIGFGIPQPTPTWGNMISEAQNLRILENQPEAWIPPGLAILVTVLCINFIGDGLRDAFDPKSSKR
- a CDS encoding D-alanyl-D-alanine carboxypeptidase family protein, which encodes MDKNNKARYIMFTIAFSILLLTNGFQVKASISSINIESEAALLMDAKSGQIIFGKNEKISMYPASITKIATAIYALENTNLDEIVEISEEATDVDGTKVYLVPGEKVTVEKLLIGIIMNSGNDAAFALAEHIDGTMENFEKNINEFLTETIGVEHTHFVNPHGLFDENHYTTVEDMAEITRYALQNDSFRNIFQMKEYDWDGEGWDTTLITHHRLLKGEYPYEGITGGKNGFVNESGYTLVTTAERDSLQLIVVTMKTNLKNVPYTDTIQLLDYGFENFETRKIEQDTVFETEEGRFIAKEDLYFTINKEHTYVTQVTNDGFLSIIDENTKNTLTQFSLTLEDIQTVEMEEAVASEVDETKADSSMHLLIGSFVSLFIILAIFIWQSDKPRGRFFRKM
- a CDS encoding methyl-accepting chemotaxis protein → MKIKSLVKLNLTIIIILLIVTIGSLYFLFSSEGERTEVFNHQFNLKEMSNEILVSTNSLTENIRSYSQFGETEYLDAYESEKENNNVLEEIENHLNELNAPQTILNIINDIKSSLEYMEQLETSSINAVQNDDLITARQLLYGDGYTLERTSLQDNINNFQKELDQWISSQANGAQSQLMVSLYLTIGAVFIVSLITIAFLLILQRKLRPLNELTKATQSVSEGNLDVNIIQPKSKDEIAILSNAVQTMVTNLKEMIQQITNSAHQVAASSEELLASSEQSAQVATQVSKSIEQVSSNAEAQTNQIESNLKMFNNIQQTIKKIAGQIDTINHLSQNTTEYALEGETFVNETTNQMTSIHHSVSNTNKKINDLLVQSEEIDKITIAISNFAEQTNLLALNAAIEAARAGEHGQGFAVVAEEVRKLAEQSQESTKQIGGIIAAIQSNTMESVELMTKVTEDVDEGLNITNGTKEKFTLITGELKRLSSLIEEIAQGAKGIVEQINRSTKIEENLVHVAQDNAATSEEVSASSEEQLATMEEISSSAEALSKMAEEMQGLVSKFKL
- a CDS encoding methyl-accepting chemotaxis protein; the encoded protein is MQLKNILKLNMMMIVLLLLTAGSSLYFLFTANQARTDTIEQQIDLKEMANEILVSSNYLSEQIRFYTQFGEKKYLDAYMKEKNENNVQNEMKYRLEELNAPQNLFSIIQEIQVTKQNLDRLEEEAIVAIEGNDVNSAQEIVLGEGYTIAEMLLQDHIKSFQNELNEWVSIQSEKAQSQVIFSLYFTIIALLFVSIFSIIFHFVLRRKVRPLNELTKVAHYVSKGHLNVKMVRPESKDEISVLSETMQTMVDNLNVIIQQITTTSHLVASSSKELLASSEQSAQAAKQVSRSIEQVSANAEAQTNQIESNLHMFTIIQETIKHMAEKMNQINQLAQNTKRNAKEGNAFVNETADQMTSIYRSVIRTNRKINDLLTRSKEIDKITIAISNIAEQTNLLALNAAIEAARAGAHGQGFAVVAEEVRKLAEQSQESAKLIGTIISVIQTDTVESVELMAKVSENVNLGLNITNGTKDKFTRIMGEIGRLAPLIEEISKSANEVVEQINRGMKVESNLVNVAQENAATALEVSASSEEQLATIEEISTSTEVLSNTAEKMQAIVSKFKI
- a CDS encoding ABC transporter substrate-binding protein, with protein sequence MKKLVNAFLAIVIVSFLLIMLVNYLNASEGYGGGNTITVYNWGDYIDPELLDRFEEETGITVIYETFDSNEAMMTKIQQGGTSYDVAIPSEYAIEKMKEEGQLLKVDHSKIPNLKNIDERFLDLSFDPGNEYSIPYFWGTVGIVYNPTLLDGIEFHSWNDLWNEDLKNEILLVDGAREVLGFGLNSLNYSLNETDQAKLVEAKEKLETLQPNIKAIVGDEIKMLMVNEEASVGVVWSGDAADMMWENENLDYVVPVEGSNLWFDNMVIPKTAKNVDGAHQFINFMLDAEVAAQNADYVGYSTPNKEAMKLLPEETISDERFYPSPELTERLEVYENLGKKMLAYYNDLYLEFKMHRK
- a CDS encoding ABC transporter permease; amino-acid sequence: MKKMKLSNIYLFIVFIVLYAPIFYLMFYSFNSGGKMYHFESFTFDWYRELFQDTRLLIIVLNTVIIALLSSAISTVLGVFGAIAIWYVRKNYRKNLLLSLNNVLIVSPDVIIGASFLIMFTVLGIKLGFTSVLLSHIAFSVPIVVIMVLPKLQEMGSSLIDAAQDLGAGRREILTKVILPYITPGIFAGFFMALTYSLDDFAVTFFVTGNGFSTLSVEIYSLARRGISLNINALSTLLFLFTIILVIGYYFIVTKRNGRAVGLGARK
- a CDS encoding ABC transporter permease codes for the protein MKTRVRNIYLIPYVLWIVIFVIAPILLVVYYSFLDLDGNFTLSNYQTFFTPVYLKMTLNSFWYAFLITAFSLLIAYPTAYLLTKTKYKQLWLLLIILPSWINLLLKAYAFLGIFGTYGFANAMLEVFGIGKKQILFTDFSFIFVSVYIFIPFMILPIFNAIDKLNPSLIDASRDLGGSAWTTFRRVVFPLTIDGVKSGCQVVFIPALSLFMLTRLIAGNRVITLGTAVEQHFLVTQNWGMGATIAVFLIIIMVFIMFLTGNRKRGVL
- a CDS encoding ABC transporter ATP-binding protein translates to MENQTIIRFENVTKQYDEDPPVLNNVSFEMERGKFYTLLGPSGCGKTTILRLISGLIEATSGNIYIDEKLVNDVPANKRQVNTVFQDYALFPHLNVFENVAFGLRIKKMNNGEIEQKVREALRFVNLEGYENREIKEMSGGQRQRVAIARAIVNEPEVLLLDEPLSALDLKLRTEMQYELRELQQRLGITFVFVTHDQEEALAMSDEIFVLNNGVIQQRGTPTDIYDEPINRFVADFIGESNILKGRMIRDYLVEFAGKEFACVDGGFNPNETVEIVIRPEDLEITSPDNGKIQAKVDSELFRGVHYEICCYDEQGTEWIIHTTKKVNVGDQIGLNFDPEAIHVMRIGETEEEFDARLEAYHDQGVANED